A segment of the Carya illinoinensis cultivar Pawnee chromosome 1, C.illinoinensisPawnee_v1, whole genome shotgun sequence genome:
ctccccctccccctccctcctcTTTTCCTGGCAAATTTTTCAGCTTAGAATCTCAGGTATATCGTTCAAACCATTTtgctcttttactttttttctctccGTCCAAATTCTGTTTTTTATCGCTTTCAAGGATTACTTATTTATTGCTGTAAAGATCATTTCAGATTCTGTAAATGCTGTTGTCGCTGTTCCTTATGCTGAAAAGAACTCCGGGAAATTCCGAAGTCCAGTATAGTGCAGAGATGCCAAAACCAAACAATTTTATGAAGTTAAAAGCGTGGAGAGGGCGGCTTCACAGGCCAATACTTTTATTGGTCATCTTTGCTCTTCTCATGTTCATTATCACCTTATCCAAATTCTACTCTGTCAGATCTATATTTCCTACCGATACTTTCTGCAACCACATGAAGCCTGAGAGCCGAAATGGAACTGGAAGTGAAGTAAGAATTACTATGCAAACAGTGATTCAGAAAATCCAACTAGAAATGAGCACGATGAGAGATATGCTGAGCAACTCATCCTCATCAGCATCTCTATCGAGATACAGTGCATTTCTTGCGGATATCCTTGCGCTCATCGAGTCGACACAGTCGTCTTTACCATTCAGTGAAGATCCTCATCAGCATGACAGTGAGAGGAGTAGTCTCCATCCTCTATCCAATGGACCTGCAGATTATTTCTTCATTGAAGAGATGCGCAAGTATGTCAGAATGAAGCCCAACAGACTAGGTAAAAAGAACTTCATGGGAGCAAATGGAACTTTCACTAGCGTTGGCCATGCTTGTTTTGCTGTGAAGAAAGAGCTTGAGGAGTATATGGATTACGATATTGGTGAAATCTGCAATGATGATTGGAAACTGGCTCAAAAGCTGATGATACATGGCTGTGATCCGTTACCAAGGAGGAGATGCTTCTCAA
Coding sequences within it:
- the LOC122310583 gene encoding probable methyltransferase At1g29790, with the protein product MLLSLFLMLKRTPGNSEVQYSAEMPKPNNFMKLKAWRGRLHRPILLLVIFALLMFIITLSKFYSVRSIFPTDTFCNHMKPESRNGTGSEVRITMQTVIQKIQLEMSTMRDMLSNSSSSASLSRYSAFLADILALIESTQSSLPFSEDPHQHDSERSSLHPLSNGPADYFFIEEMRKYVRMKPNRLGKKNFMGANGTFTSVGHACFAVKKELEEYMDYDIGEICNDDWKLAQKLMIHGCDPLPRRRCFSRAPKLYSRPFPINESLWKLPNNRNVRWSQYRCKNFTCLASNSTGKGFFKCADCFNLSHHEIPRWIEQVNLQPNLNLTADFLIPEVLEIKPGEIRIGLDFSVGTGTFAARMREFNVTIVSAAINLGAPFNEMIALRGLVPLYLTINQRLPFFDNSLDMIHTTRFLDGWIDFVLLDFVLYDWDRVIRPGGLLWIDSFFCLKEDLDDYLEAFKMLRYKKHKWVVVPKLDRDDREVFFSAVLEKPPRPFRIM